The genomic DNA GGATACCAACTATACCAGAACCATCCAAATCCTTTTAATCCGACCACCGAGATCACATTTGCTCTTCCGAAAGCAGTTAATGTGAGCCTGGTGATCTACAATCTTTCCGGGCAGCTGGTGAGAACTTTGGTTTCCGGCCAGTTCCCGACAGGTGTTCATCGAGTTACCTGGAATGCCACAGATGACAACGGCATTCGTGTGGCCAGTGGTATGTACCTGTACGTGCTGAAAGCAGGTCAATATATGGATAAGAAGAAGCTGTTGCTGATGAAGTAAGGCTGGGTTCTTGATGCTTGATGCTAGATATTTGATGAGTCGGAAAATTAAACCTGCCAGGATGGGGAAACCTGGCAGGTTTTTTTGTGTACGTAAATCCTGTGGCATTTCAAACCGTTGGGGTTATAAAATCCGGGGGGTTTTTTGTCTAGCAATTTGTCATGAGGAATTATCTATGGGATATCCTTCTACTCAAATTTATCTTTGATTATAATTTCAGTAATAGTAATTTTAACCAAATATTGTGAATCTTATTTTTAAAATAAAAAAATGCCATCAAACCAAATTACAAGCCATCCACAACATATAATCCTCATTGTCGATGATGACGCAAACATCTGCGAAAGCCTGAAGGATATTTTGACTTTTGAAGGTTTCAATTGTGTACTGGCCAATGACGGCAAAGAAGCATTAGAAATCATCAATCAACAAAGAATTGATCTGATGCTTCTGGATATTCGTTTACCTAGAATTGACGGCATGGAGGTGTTGAAAAAATCTATCTCAGAGCATTCCTACCTGCCAATTGTAATGATCAGCGGGCAGGGTACGATTCAATTGGCAGTAGAATCGACTAAACTTGGGGCTTATGATTTTCTGGAAAAACCTCTCGATGCAGAACGTGTGTTAATTACGGTTCGTAATGCGTTACTCACAAACCAACTCAAAATACAACGAGATAAATTACTTACAGAGTCACAACTTCGTTATAAAATGATCGGAACGGATTCAACCATGCAGAAAATTTTTGCGCTGATCGATCAGGCAGCAAACGTAGACAGCAAGGTTCTCATCACCGGTGAATCAGGTACCGGCAAAGAATTGGTAGCAAGAGCTATTCACTTGAACAGCAGTCGTGTAGGAAATCCATTCATACCGGTGAATTGTTCCGCTATTTCGGAAAATTTGATTGAGAGTGAGCTCTTTGGCCACGTTAAGGGCGCCTTTACTGGCGCCATTTCCAATCACCTGGGTAAATTTCAACGCGCCAATGGCGGCACCCTGTTTTTGGATGAAGTTG from candidate division KSB1 bacterium includes the following:
- a CDS encoding sigma-54-dependent Fis family transcriptional regulator, with the translated sequence MPSNQITSHPQHIILIVDDDANICESLKDILTFEGFNCVLANDGKEALEIINQQRIDLMLLDIRLPRIDGMEVLKKSISEHSYLPIVMISGQGTIQLAVESTKLGAYDFLEKPLDAERVLITVRNALLTNQLKIQRDKLLTESQLRYKMIGTDSTMQKIFALIDQAANVDSKVLITGESGTGKELVARAIHLNSSRVGNPFIPVNCSAISENLIESELFGHVKGAFTGAISNHLGKFQRANGGTLFLDEVGDMSLMMQAKLLRTIEDNIVEPVGSNKPQEISFRIVCATNKDLRSEIKEGNFREDLYFRINVIPIYLPALRHRHNDIRPLSEFLLQQVCTNEGLPDKRFAENIWPLLMEYDWPGNIRELRNIIERSAVLSNEILIDIPIMHQAMQDGPLNKSDPQREQTLREARAKFEKDFILKTLAAHDGRIQESARSLGIQRSHLWKKMQQYGINR